One window of Leptotrichia trevisanii DSM 22070 genomic DNA carries:
- a CDS encoding GyrI-like domain-containing protein: protein MKYEIVEIKEKTLAGFKTRVKDDETMYEKISDLWKKLYSEKGAKNIENRINDNAIGVYYNYNNENGFEYDCLTGCEIKSTIGEIPEDMIKIQIPEGKYAKFIIMGNPEKAVGEFWNKFWEEFGKEKSDMRNYTYDFEEYIAGNDYENAEIHIYISIK, encoded by the coding sequence ATGAAATATGAAATAGTAGAAATTAAAGAAAAAACTCTTGCTGGATTTAAAACAAGAGTGAAAGATGATGAAACAATGTATGAAAAAATTTCAGATTTATGGAAAAAACTGTATTCTGAAAAAGGTGCTAAAAATATAGAAAACAGAATAAATGACAATGCTATAGGTGTTTACTATAACTACAATAACGAAAATGGATTTGAGTACGATTGTCTTACAGGCTGTGAAATAAAAAGTACAATTGGTGAAATTCCTGAAGATATGATAAAAATACAAATTCCAGAGGGAAAATATGCAAAATTTATAATTATGGGAAATCCTGAAAAGGCTGTTGGAGAATTTTGGAATAAATTTTGGGAAGAATTTGGGAAGGAAAAATCTGACATGAGAAATTATACCTATGATTTTGAAGAATATATAGCAGGTAATGATTATGAAAATGCAGAAATTCACATTTATATCAGCATAAAATAA
- a CDS encoding GyrI-like domain-containing protein, which translates to MAFDFKKEFKRFYKPSENPEIIEIPKMNFIAVRGKGNPNEKEGEYQKAVEMLYGVAYTLKMSYKTQYKIEGFFEYVVPPLEGLWWQENVKNENYLLNKKLFNWISLIRVPDFIKKEDVEWAIKCATEKKKKDFSKVEFFSYNEGLCVQCMHIGSYNDEPETIQKMNEFAQKCGYSIDLTGKRYHHEIYLSDPRKADVNKIKTVIRQPVKE; encoded by the coding sequence ATGGCATTTGATTTTAAAAAGGAATTTAAAAGATTTTATAAACCATCAGAGAATCCTGAAATTATAGAAATCCCTAAAATGAATTTTATAGCAGTACGTGGAAAAGGAAATCCCAATGAGAAAGAAGGGGAATATCAAAAAGCTGTTGAAATGTTATATGGAGTTGCCTATACCCTTAAAATGAGTTACAAGACACAATATAAAATTGAAGGATTTTTTGAATATGTTGTTCCGCCACTAGAAGGACTCTGGTGGCAGGAAAATGTAAAGAATGAAAATTATCTGCTAAACAAGAAATTATTTAACTGGATTTCTTTAATTAGAGTACCTGATTTTATTAAAAAGGAAGATGTGGAATGGGCTATAAAGTGTGCTACTGAAAAAAAGAAAAAGGATTTTTCAAAAGTTGAATTTTTCAGCTATAATGAAGGGCTTTGTGTACAATGCATGCATATAGGAAGCTACAATGATGAACCTGAAACTATTCAGAAAATGAATGAATTTGCACAAAAATGTGGATACAGCATTGATTTAACAGGGAAAAGATATCACCATGAAATTTATTTGAGCGATCCAAGAAAGGCAGATGTGAATAAGATTAAGACAGTGATAAGACAGCCTGTTAAAGAATAG
- a CDS encoding ClbS/DfsB family four-helix bundle protein, which produces MQEYSSKKELTDEINKRAVLFINEFSEITDKNKDTFVDEVDKSPVQMIAYQLGWMNLILLWEEKNKNNEIVITPSENYKWNNLGGLYQSFYKKYENYSIKKLIAEFNITVKKITNLIEIYTEKELFEQNQRQWASSTPSNWPIWKWIHINTVAPFKTFRTKIRKWKKLNI; this is translated from the coding sequence ATGCAGGAATATTCAAGTAAAAAAGAATTGACAGATGAAATAAATAAAAGAGCTGTATTATTTATTAATGAATTTTCAGAAATTACTGATAAAAATAAAGATACTTTTGTAGATGAAGTTGACAAAAGTCCTGTTCAAATGATTGCTTACCAGCTGGGATGGATGAATTTAATACTTTTATGGGAAGAAAAAAATAAAAATAATGAAATAGTTATTACTCCTTCAGAAAATTACAAATGGAATAATTTAGGTGGACTTTATCAATCATTTTATAAAAAGTATGAAAATTATTCAATAAAAAAGTTAATTGCAGAATTTAATATAACCGTAAAAAAAATAACTAATTTAATTGAAATTTATACAGAAAAGGAGTTATTTGAGCAAAATCAACGACAATGGGCTTCTTCCACACCAAGTAACTGGCCTATCTGGAAATGGATACACATAAATACAGTCGCTCCTTTTAAAACTTTCAGGACAAAAATAAGAAAATGGAAAAAATTAAATATTTGA
- a CDS encoding DJ-1/PfpI family protein: protein MKNIVFLILDEFADWEAAFLSSALNDKNITQNYSISYASTNKDIKTSMGNLKMLPDMTLEEIMEDNTDGLILIGGKTWRNQSFKTNYTIIELVKKFKNNPNKVVGAICDAAYFLATNGLLNDYKHTVNNFAEIKDNENYTNSENFVKAESVIDGKMVTARGDSPFHFAKNVMKALGDIPEKNINFFFDMYTIGFEKAFEKYSNK from the coding sequence ATGAAAAATATAGTTTTTTTAATTTTAGATGAATTTGCAGATTGGGAAGCTGCATTTCTGTCTTCAGCATTGAATGACAAAAATATAACTCAAAATTATTCGATTAGTTATGCTTCAACTAACAAGGATATTAAAACATCAATGGGAAATTTAAAAATGTTGCCTGATATGACATTAGAAGAAATTATGGAAGACAATACTGATGGACTGATTTTAATTGGAGGAAAAACTTGGAGAAATCAGAGCTTTAAAACAAACTACACGATTATTGAACTTGTTAAAAAATTTAAGAATAATCCAAATAAAGTTGTAGGTGCAATTTGTGATGCCGCTTATTTCCTTGCAACTAATGGACTTCTAAATGATTACAAACATACTGTAAACAATTTTGCGGAAATAAAGGATAATGAAAATTATACAAATTCTGAAAATTTTGTGAAAGCAGAATCAGTAATTGATGGAAAGATGGTAACTGCAAGAGGTGACAGTCCCTTTCATTTTGCAAAAAATGTTATGAAAGCATTAGGCGATATTCCTGAAAAAAATATAAATTTCTTTTTTGATATGTACACAATTGGATTTGAAAAGGCTTTTGAAAAATATTCTAATAAATAA
- the metK gene encoding methionine adenosyltransferase: MAKKIYFTSEFVSPGHPDKICDQISDSILDACLADDESSRVACETFATTGLVVVGGEITTKTYVDVQKIVRDKIYEIGYRPGMGFDSDCGVLNTIHSQSPDISMGVDTGGAGDQGIMFGGAVNETEELMPLALVLSRGIIQKLTEITRNGTLVWARPDAKSQVTLAYDENGKLLNVDTVVLSVQHNEDVTNAQIEKDLKELVIKPVLEKYNLNIENVRKFHINPTGRFVIGGPHGDSGLTGRKIIIDTYGGYFRHGGGAFSGKDPSKVDRSAAYAARWIAKNIVAAGFATKCEVQLSYAIGVVEPVSIRVETFGTGTVEETRIEEAVAKLFDLTPNGIQKSLNLRKPSFRYQDLAAFGHIGRTDIDLPWEKLDKVEGLKEELGK, translated from the coding sequence ATGGCTAAAAAAATTTACTTTACATCGGAATTTGTATCACCAGGGCATCCAGACAAAATTTGCGATCAGATTTCAGATTCAATATTGGACGCCTGTCTTGCAGATGATGAAAGTTCGAGAGTGGCTTGTGAAACATTTGCAACTACTGGGCTTGTAGTTGTTGGGGGAGAGATTACAACTAAGACTTATGTGGATGTGCAGAAGATTGTTAGAGATAAAATTTATGAAATCGGATATCGTCCAGGAATGGGATTTGACTCTGACTGCGGTGTGTTAAATACTATTCATTCTCAATCGCCTGATATTTCGATGGGGGTAGATACAGGTGGAGCTGGAGATCAGGGAATTATGTTCGGAGGAGCAGTTAATGAAACTGAAGAATTAATGCCTTTGGCACTTGTATTATCACGTGGAATTATTCAGAAATTAACTGAAATCACAAGAAATGGAACACTTGTTTGGGCAAGGCCTGATGCAAAATCTCAGGTTACACTGGCTTATGATGAAAATGGAAAGTTGTTAAATGTTGATACAGTTGTTTTATCTGTACAGCATAATGAAGATGTTACAAATGCACAAATTGAGAAGGATTTAAAAGAACTTGTTATAAAACCTGTGTTGGAAAAATATAACTTGAATATTGAAAATGTAAGAAAATTTCATATTAATCCAACTGGAAGATTTGTGATTGGAGGGCCTCACGGAGATTCTGGACTTACTGGAAGAAAAATTATAATTGATACTTATGGTGGATATTTTAGACATGGTGGAGGAGCATTTTCTGGAAAAGATCCATCCAAAGTTGACAGATCGGCGGCTTATGCGGCAAGATGGATTGCTAAAAATATTGTTGCAGCAGGCTTTGCTACAAAATGTGAAGTTCAACTATCTTATGCGATAGGTGTTGTTGAACCAGTGTCAATTCGTGTAGAAACATTTGGAACTGGGACAGTTGAAGAAACAAGAATTGAAGAGGCTGTTGCAAAATTATTTGACTTAACACCGAATGGAATCCAAAAATCATTAAACTTGAGAAAACCATCATTTAGATATCAAGATTTAGCGGCATTTGGACATATTGGAAGAACTGATATTGATTTACCTTGGGAAAAGCTGGATAAAGTTGAAGGATTGAAGGAAGAATTAGGGAAATAG
- a CDS encoding tetratricopeptide repeat protein, whose translation MKRKIMFAIVILAIGMMSVSCFKKKKDNKKNNQQTQQQQNKDINTDIFNLGGQAQGNPNIQNLTPEEQQNLIDNQIDPAKVSEALTKAQNGDKESIMSLAQLYYNLKNMDKVKQILQYGVDKNYPEAIYNLAVIFKEEGNMAEANKLIARLPKGATTTAGRQQMRQIKMRPGAEAYNRGVDLIKAKRYKEAKAEFEKAYNAGIKEADIRVALLNKELKNESEAMKWFQKAANRGVKEANYEIGAILYDGGKQTESRPYLLKAYNAGNKGLAMPIAMSYHQQNNMTEALKWYKIAAKNGDKNAAAAIERIQNGGVVEEKKNDKHVKTFLGNGNSSQSLTESTLNDVKSKSKAEEASKVEIKAEKPSAAKQQQPAQTVKPAEKSSDVNIDEIMKKKAAEYNK comes from the coding sequence ATGAAAAGAAAAATAATGTTTGCAATAGTAATTTTGGCTATTGGAATGATGTCAGTTTCTTGCTTTAAAAAGAAAAAGGATAACAAGAAAAACAATCAACAGACACAACAGCAACAAAATAAGGACATCAATACTGATATTTTTAATCTTGGAGGACAGGCACAAGGAAATCCTAACATACAAAACTTGACTCCTGAGGAGCAGCAAAATTTAATTGACAATCAAATTGATCCAGCAAAAGTTTCAGAAGCGTTGACAAAAGCTCAAAATGGAGATAAAGAATCAATTATGTCACTTGCACAGCTTTATTACAACTTAAAAAATATGGATAAAGTGAAACAGATTTTGCAATATGGTGTAGATAAAAATTATCCTGAAGCAATTTATAACTTGGCTGTAATTTTTAAAGAAGAAGGAAATATGGCGGAAGCAAATAAATTGATTGCAAGACTTCCAAAAGGTGCTACAACGACTGCTGGTAGACAGCAAATGCGTCAAATAAAAATGCGTCCTGGTGCAGAAGCATACAATAGAGGTGTTGACTTAATAAAGGCAAAGAGATACAAAGAGGCTAAAGCAGAATTTGAAAAAGCATATAATGCTGGAATAAAGGAAGCTGATATACGTGTGGCACTTTTAAATAAAGAGCTTAAAAATGAATCAGAAGCAATGAAATGGTTCCAAAAGGCTGCAAATCGTGGTGTAAAGGAAGCAAATTATGAAATTGGAGCAATTTTGTATGATGGAGGAAAACAGACTGAATCACGTCCATATCTTCTGAAAGCATATAATGCTGGAAATAAAGGACTTGCAATGCCGATTGCGATGTCATATCATCAACAGAATAATATGACAGAGGCTTTAAAATGGTATAAAATCGCTGCCAAGAATGGAGATAAGAATGCTGCTGCTGCTATAGAAAGAATTCAAAATGGTGGAGTAGTTGAAGAAAAGAAAAATGATAAGCACGTAAAAACTTTCTTAGGAAACGGAAATTCTTCTCAAAGTTTGACGGAAAGTACGCTTAATGATGTGAAAAGTAAAAGCAAAGCGGAAGAAGCCTCAAAAGTTGAGATTAAAGCTGAGAAACCAAGTGCAGCCAAACAGCAACAACCTGCACAGACAGTAAAACCTGCTGAAAAATCTTCGGATGTGAATATTGATGAAATTATGAAGAAAAAAGCAGCAGAATACAATAAATAA
- a CDS encoding phospholipase D family protein has product MNLVRRKKYLLIGILTAFTISCSTIKTPPLGVNYEGPLRDSDNVEFHYDLTYLDKDGNIRYDRKIWEATYKVVDEAKDYLIVEMFLFNDIYNKDKEHFPEFAKEYTRRLIKKKMENPDLKVYVLSDENNNLYGAFEHPFITDMKNAGIDVIMVDIFKLKDTFPWYSPIWRTLIAPHGNPQGKGWIGNFYGPMWPKLTLRNLLRALNVKADHRKIFLNEENVVVSSANIHDPSYYHENVAISANGEITKDILHGLQLVAEFSDGKIDVTRKQENRINSSQIGNLTEDRTSLINSFSESETEKQVKKIEKKKEEFVEEETRRFAQTGELPEKSQNSENENQKNGDMITRFDDENNKYQLQFVTEAKIGEHLDKDIDSARAGDEILMGMYFLADKGVIERLIKAANRGVKVRIIFDRSRDAFGMSTNGLPNKPVSKKLKKKTKNKIEVKWYFTNNEQYHTKITLIKKTDGNVIIHTGSANLIKKNIRGYIMDANFRILTNKNSKLTKDIYTYFDRLWENKDGLFTINFDDEPTTKASTDFMYKILDATQLGSF; this is encoded by the coding sequence ATGAACTTAGTAAGAAGAAAAAAGTATTTATTAATTGGTATTTTAACAGCCTTTACAATTTCATGTTCCACAATAAAAACTCCTCCGCTTGGAGTAAATTATGAAGGTCCATTGAGGGATAGTGATAATGTTGAGTTTCATTATGATTTGACTTATCTGGACAAGGATGGGAATATTCGGTATGACAGGAAGATTTGGGAGGCGACTTATAAGGTTGTGGATGAGGCTAAGGATTATCTGATTGTGGAGATGTTTTTGTTTAATGACATTTATAATAAGGATAAGGAGCATTTTCCAGAGTTTGCTAAGGAATATACGAGAAGGCTTATTAAAAAGAAGATGGAAAATCCTGATTTGAAGGTATATGTGCTTTCAGATGAGAATAATAATTTGTATGGGGCTTTTGAGCATCCATTTATTACGGATATGAAAAATGCTGGGATTGATGTTATAATGGTGGATATTTTTAAGTTAAAAGATACGTTTCCTTGGTACTCGCCAATTTGGAGAACATTGATTGCACCTCATGGGAATCCGCAGGGGAAGGGATGGATTGGGAACTTTTATGGGCCTATGTGGCCTAAACTGACTTTGAGAAATTTGTTGAGGGCGCTGAATGTGAAGGCGGATCATAGGAAAATATTTTTGAATGAGGAAAATGTTGTAGTTTCGAGTGCAAATATTCACGATCCAAGTTATTATCATGAGAATGTGGCAATATCAGCTAATGGAGAAATTACGAAGGATATTTTGCATGGATTGCAGCTTGTGGCTGAATTTTCAGATGGGAAGATTGATGTAACCAGAAAGCAGGAGAATAGAATAAATAGCAGTCAAATTGGGAATTTAACAGAAGATAGGACAAGCCTAATAAATAGTTTTTCTGAAAGTGAGACTGAAAAGCAAGTTAAAAAAATTGAGAAAAAGAAGGAAGAATTTGTAGAAGAGGAAACAAGAAGGTTTGCACAAACTGGAGAACTTCCTGAAAAAAGTCAAAATTCTGAAAATGAAAATCAGAAAAATGGAGATATGATTACCAGATTTGATGATGAAAATAATAAATATCAGCTGCAGTTTGTGACAGAGGCAAAAATTGGGGAGCATCTGGATAAGGATATTGACAGTGCGAGAGCTGGGGATGAGATACTTATGGGAATGTATTTTCTGGCTGACAAGGGTGTCATTGAAAGGCTGATAAAGGCTGCAAACCGTGGTGTAAAAGTTCGGATTATTTTTGATAGAAGTAGAGATGCTTTTGGAATGAGTACGAATGGACTCCCTAACAAACCTGTTTCTAAGAAATTGAAGAAAAAAACTAAAAATAAAATAGAAGTAAAATGGTATTTTACGAATAATGAGCAATATCACACAAAGATAACACTAATCAAAAAAACAGACGGCAATGTTATAATACACACAGGTTCAGCTAATTTAATCAAAAAAAATATACGTGGTTACATAATGGATGCTAATTTTAGGATTTTGACAAATAAAAATTCTAAGTTGACAAAGGATATTTATACATATTTTGATAGATTGTGGGAAAATAAGGATGGCTTGTTTACAATAAATTTTGATGATGAGCCAACTACGAAAGCAAGTACAGATTTTATGTATAAAATATTGGATGCAACACAGTTAGGATCATTTTAA
- a CDS encoding AAA family ATPase, with amino-acid sequence MKYLKGKVIKNKRGWLNWGKKENRKFSEMEVNDVKVLKTSSDSFKNRIEDDALFIDKTLLIHEIIRKKEEAQIFTRPRRFGKTTNLSMLECFFDITKKDENRKLFNGLKIENTESMEYFRNL; translated from the coding sequence ATGAAGTATTTAAAAGGGAAAGTAATAAAAAATAAAAGAGGGTGGTTAAATTGGGGAAAAAAAGAAAACAGAAAATTTTCTGAAATGGAAGTGAATGATGTGAAAGTATTAAAAACAAGTTCGGACAGTTTTAAAAACAGGATAGAGGACGATGCTTTATTTATAGACAAAACTTTATTGATTCACGAAATAATAAGAAAAAAAGAGGAAGCTCAAATATTCACTCGTCCGAGAAGATTTGGAAAAACAACGAATTTATCAATGTTGGAATGCTTTTTTGACATAACAAAAAAAGACGAAAATAGAAAATTATTTAATGGATTAAAAATTGAAAATACAGAAAGTATGGAGTATTTTAGAAACTTATAA
- a CDS encoding MATE family efflux transporter, translating into MKEKALNRKLVYKKVINIGLPVAIENMIYALMNFVDMFMVGKEIVALGLGTVAVAGLGFANQIFMIFMTSLFGMNSGGGILAAQYFGNKDYKNLKRCLGITVIVGFLFSLLFLFAGLFVPKLVISVFTNDKKVIEIGASYLRIVAWTYPLVGVGFAFNIQLRAIGKTKYSFYSSVVGLLINVTINYVLIFGHFGFPAMGVRGAAVATVIARIISTFYIIYIIYKLKLPIAGKINELFDLSMEFFVKVMKISLPVFIHEILWVLGASMYVMIFGRMGTNFAAAVQVVKSISSLVLTLLFGLSSATSAIIGNEIGAGREENAYDYSIILLKVAVVSGIIIGAIVFIFSPFILQHVNEKSYPLAREIVKAEVFVIFVKAISLQLLVGILRSGGDTLWTMFVDLIPLWFIAIPITYFSGLYLGFPVVFVYLLSCSDEIIKIFPCIWRLKSKKWINNLVS; encoded by the coding sequence ATGAAAGAAAAAGCATTAAATAGAAAATTGGTTTATAAAAAGGTTATTAATATTGGATTGCCTGTGGCAATTGAGAATATGATTTATGCACTTATGAACTTTGTGGATATGTTTATGGTGGGGAAAGAGATTGTGGCACTTGGACTGGGGACAGTTGCTGTTGCAGGATTGGGGTTTGCTAATCAGATATTTATGATTTTTATGACATCGCTTTTTGGGATGAATAGTGGTGGTGGAATTTTGGCGGCACAATATTTTGGAAATAAGGATTACAAGAATTTGAAGAGATGTCTTGGGATAACTGTTATCGTTGGTTTTTTATTTTCATTGCTGTTCCTTTTTGCTGGGTTATTTGTACCAAAACTTGTAATTTCAGTATTTACAAATGACAAAAAAGTTATAGAAATAGGAGCTTCATATTTGCGAATAGTAGCTTGGACTTATCCACTTGTGGGAGTGGGATTTGCATTTAATATACAGCTTCGTGCAATTGGAAAAACAAAGTATTCGTTTTATTCAAGCGTTGTTGGACTTTTGATAAATGTGACTATAAATTATGTGCTGATTTTTGGACATTTTGGATTTCCTGCGATGGGAGTACGTGGTGCTGCGGTTGCAACAGTTATTGCAAGAATTATAAGCACTTTTTATATCATTTATATAATTTACAAGTTAAAATTGCCAATTGCAGGTAAAATAAATGAGTTATTTGATTTGTCAATGGAATTTTTTGTAAAGGTTATGAAAATATCGCTTCCTGTATTTATTCACGAAATATTATGGGTACTTGGAGCAAGCATGTATGTGATGATTTTTGGTAGAATGGGGACAAACTTTGCAGCTGCAGTTCAGGTTGTAAAATCAATTAGCAGTCTTGTATTAACATTGTTATTTGGACTTTCAAGTGCAACTTCGGCTATAATTGGTAATGAGATTGGTGCTGGAAGAGAAGAAAATGCTTATGACTATTCGATAATTTTATTAAAGGTGGCTGTTGTTTCAGGAATTATTATTGGAGCAATTGTGTTTATTTTCAGTCCATTTATCCTACAACATGTAAATGAAAAAAGTTATCCATTAGCAAGGGAGATTGTGAAGGCAGAAGTATTTGTAATTTTCGTAAAGGCAATAAGTTTGCAGCTGTTAGTTGGAATTTTACGTTCGGGAGGGGATACGCTCTGGACGATGTTTGTGGATTTGATTCCGCTTTGGTTTATTGCGATTCCAATAACATATTTTTCTGGACTATATTTAGGATTTCCAGTTGTATTTGTATATTTACTTTCATGTAGCGATGAAATTATAAAAATATTTCCATGTATATGGAGATTAAAGAGCAAGAAGTGGATAAATAATCTAGTTAGTTAG
- a CDS encoding endonuclease/exonuclease/phosphatase family protein produces the protein MKNRTVKGVIFVFLIFGIFSCFKKGQINEEIDINKDENTILVASFNALRLGEKQKDYWIFAQILAKFDLIGLEEVMNEKGVKKTKAYLEKLTKEKWDYIISENSVGSENYREYFAFIYRKSKFSEARGLGFYKEKDENEFMREPYGAYFKAGNFDFVYVIAHSVFGDKEKQRLLEAANYVNVYEYFSKLTDEDDIIITGDFNTPADNMAFKNMADKYNVKYVLNPEENLTTLSDSKLVSSYDNFFINFEKTKEFTGNFGVYNFIKNNNYAIIKKYVSDHLLIFSEYSTLEDLD, from the coding sequence ATGAAAAATAGAACAGTAAAAGGGGTAATTTTTGTATTTTTAATTTTTGGAATATTTTCTTGTTTTAAAAAGGGGCAGATAAATGAGGAAATTGATATAAATAAGGATGAAAATACGATTTTGGTGGCATCGTTTAATGCATTACGGCTTGGAGAGAAACAAAAAGATTATTGGATATTTGCACAGATTTTGGCAAAGTTTGATTTAATTGGGCTGGAAGAGGTTATGAATGAGAAGGGAGTTAAAAAAACGAAAGCATACTTAGAAAAATTGACTAAGGAGAAATGGGATTATATTATTTCGGAAAATTCTGTAGGAAGTGAGAATTATCGTGAATATTTTGCATTTATTTATAGGAAAAGCAAATTTTCTGAGGCAAGAGGGCTTGGATTTTATAAGGAAAAGGATGAGAATGAGTTTATGAGAGAGCCGTATGGTGCATATTTTAAAGCTGGAAACTTTGATTTTGTGTATGTGATTGCACATTCGGTTTTTGGTGATAAAGAAAAGCAGAGGCTACTGGAGGCGGCAAATTATGTCAATGTTTATGAATATTTTTCTAAATTGACAGATGAGGATGATATAATTATCACTGGGGATTTTAATACACCTGCTGATAATATGGCTTTTAAAAATATGGCTGATAAATATAACGTCAAGTATGTTTTAAATCCTGAAGAAAATTTGACTACACTTTCGGATAGTAAACTTGTAAGTTCTTATGATAATTTTTTCATAAATTTTGAAAAAACAAAAGAATTTACTGGAAATTTTGGAGTTTATAACTTTATAAAAAATAATAACTATGCTATAATAAAGAAATATGTGTCAGATCATTTGTTGATATTCTCAGAATATTCAACATTGGAGGATTTAGATTAA
- a CDS encoding DUF4298 domain-containing protein, with amino-acid sequence MNKDKIKRIDKMEKIMDKSADIFRELNVALDKLEENLSDYKKLDEYYSSENWFLDVEDFNNGVLPEDLKCGVLSEDGAYNLFGENHELAIRMVEIAAKMLRR; translated from the coding sequence GTGAATAAAGATAAAATAAAAAGAATTGATAAAATGGAAAAAATTATGGATAAATCAGCAGATATTTTTAGAGAATTAAACGTAGCGTTGGACAAACTGGAAGAAAATTTGTCAGATTATAAAAAGCTGGATGAATATTATAGCAGTGAAAACTGGTTTTTGGATGTAGAAGACTTTAATAATGGGGTGTTGCCAGAAGACTTGAAATGTGGAGTTTTAAGTGAAGATGGAGCTTATAATTTGTTTGGGGAAAATCATGAGTTGGCAATTAGGATGGTAGAGATTGCAGCGAAGATGTTGAGAAGATAG
- the efp gene encoding elongation factor P, whose translation MKPAAELRQGSTYRKDNIPYLILKAERHQSTSGKRQRAAEVKFKTKELISGKIQEITVLATELMDDIILDRNQMQFLYEIDGEYNFMDQETFEQITLSSEDLGDAVNFLEEEMIIQVLMYEGTPVGVELPNTVIREVTYTEPGLKGDTIGRATKPATVSTGYELQVPLFVAIGDKIKIDTRTGEYIERAN comes from the coding sequence ATGAAACCAGCAGCAGAATTAAGACAAGGAAGTACATATAGAAAGGACAATATCCCATATTTAATATTAAAAGCTGAAAGACACCAGTCAACATCAGGAAAAAGACAAAGAGCAGCCGAAGTAAAATTTAAAACAAAAGAGCTAATTTCAGGGAAAATACAGGAAATCACAGTTTTGGCAACTGAACTTATGGACGATATTATTCTTGACAGAAATCAAATGCAATTTTTATATGAAATTGATGGTGAATACAATTTTATGGATCAGGAAACTTTTGAGCAAATTACCTTGTCATCTGAAGATTTAGGAGATGCGGTAAATTTCTTGGAAGAAGAAATGATTATTCAGGTATTGATGTATGAAGGAACTCCAGTTGGGGTAGAATTGCCAAATACAGTAATTAGAGAAGTAACTTACACAGAACCAGGATTAAAAGGAGATACAATCGGACGTGCAACAAAACCGGCAACTGTATCGACAGGTTATGAATTGCAAGTACCTTTATTCGTAGCAATTGGAGATAAAATCAAAATTGACACAAGAACTGGTGAATATATTGAAAGAGCAAATTAA